The Urbifossiella limnaea nucleotide sequence ATTTTGTGGGTTCCGCCACCTGTGCTGATTGGGTGGTACGGGTGGTACGGGATGTGAGGAGTCGTCGAGAGCTGATGCGGATGGATGCCAGTAATTCGTCTCGATGCTCGGAGGCAGCTCGATCCGTACCCTGCGCTCGCCGCTCGTCCACCTCCTCGCATCACTCTCAAGGCTCTTGGACGCCTGGACGGGACCGACGTAGAGCCGGCCCCGGTCGAACCGTCCTCCCCCCGATACAGCACCCACCGCCCACCCCCGACAACAGCCTTCCCGTCGCGGGCGGACCCGACGGTGTGAGCGTCACGCCGGTGGCGGCTTCATTTTCCTGATCCCGCCGTCGGGGTCGATCACGTCCTCGGGCTCCTCGTCCGCGAACGGTTCTCTCGACAACGTGACCCAAACGTCGTCTCCGGCGATCCGGCCTTCCGCCGAGAACTCGTTGCTTATCGTGTCCCACCGCAGTTCGGGCGGTTCGTCGAAGATCTCGATCAGGTGCGAGACGTGCAGGGAGTAGAAGGGGAACACCGACTCACCGTCGTCGGCTCCTCCGACCAGCTCGACAGTCGATGGAGCCAGCCGCAGCCAGTTCTCGGCCTCGTTCGCACGCCACGCCATCGCCCCGGGCGAGTGCCATTCGACGGCCTCGTCCAGCCGGCCGAGGACTTTCTCCAGCCATCGCATGGGTGTGTCTCCCAGTGCGCCAATTCTCTTGGTGTCGGAACCTCGATCCGTCACCGCGTGGACCGGGGCAGTACGATATCCTGCTTCGTGCCCTCCACGATGGCGAACAGTTCGCCTTGCTCGGCGTCCGGCACGTGGAACTTCGTGAGCGTTTGCCGCAGGTCGTCGAGGAAGGCGTCCCACTCGCCGGCGGTGATGTCGAGGTGGGCGTGCGAGTCACGCATCGACCGGCCCGTGTACCGCTGCGGCCCGCCCGTGGCCTCGCACACCTGCTCGGTCACCAGGAACTTGAACCCGGCCCGTGCCACCTTGTGGTGGGCCTCGTCCACCTTGGGGTTGGCGTTCAGCCGGGGGTCGTCCATGATCCGGTCGATGAAGTCGTCCACCACGGTGGCGATGGCATACACCCCGCCCAGTCGTTCGTAGAGCGTCATCGTCATCGGCTCCTGGCGGATTTGTCGGCCGCTTCTCTCGGGGACTGTTCACGGTACGAACCACGGGTCGTCCCGGATGGCGTCCAGGCACTCGTCCACCGACAGGGCGTCGAGCACCCCGACCCACTCCTTGCCCGTGTACCGCATGGCGTACAGGGCGAACGTGCCGTTCCCGAGCGGTTCCATCCGGGCGAACATCGACTCGAACGAGGGGGCAAGAGCGGTCGGGCTCGGGCAGGCGTAGGTCGAGAAGAAGTAGAAGTAGTTCCTGTACCACTTCGCGCCGATGTTGGTGATGTAGTTGAACGGCCCGTCTGTTGGGGGCGGCAGGACGTGTCTGGGCTTCAACACGGCCTCGATCAGTACCCTGGCCTTCGCTTCCACCTCGGTCTTCAGGGCGGCGGGTACGGCGGCCCGCTTCCGGGCCGGGCGGATGTTCCACGGGTCTCGCGGCGTCGCCACCGGTTCGCTCCTTCCGCCTGCCCCCAGGCATCCCATCCCCGCCCTTCGCGCGATTTCATCAGCGACGGGGAGCGGGCGCGTGCCGGGCTGGAGGCCCGATCCGCGCACAACGCCGAGGGACAACGAGGTCTTGATACGCTCGAAGTTGTCCGTGGCCTTCGAGCCGGTGTGGAACAGTTGGGGCGGCCCTCCGCCGAGTGTAACCGTGGGGTGACGGCGGGCAACGGGAAGGCGGCGAACGCGGCGTCCCACCTGACGGACCTGGGGGAGAAGCGGGAGGCGGGCGTCGAGTCGTGAGCCGCGGGGTCGTGCCCGCCGCGGACCGCCTCCACGTTTCGGGCCGCGGGCGGAGCGGCCGTGCGGGCGGACCTCGTGCCGGGTTGAACCCACACGCCGGTCACCCCCGGAGAGGTGCCCGCCCAATTCAAAAAGTGGTTTTTGAATGGCGTACGCCGGG carries:
- a CDS encoding group I truncated hemoglobin; translation: MTLYERLGGVYAIATVVDDFIDRIMDDPRLNANPKVDEAHHKVARAGFKFLVTEQVCEATGGPQRYTGRSMRDSHAHLDITAGEWDAFLDDLRQTLTKFHVPDAEQGELFAIVEGTKQDIVLPRSTR
- a CDS encoding DUF3024 domain-containing protein, whose protein sequence is MATPRDPWNIRPARKRAAVPAALKTEVEAKARVLIEAVLKPRHVLPPPTDGPFNYITNIGAKWYRNYFYFFSTYACPSPTALAPSFESMFARMEPLGNGTFALYAMRYTGKEWVGVLDALSVDECLDAIRDDPWFVP